aaaaaaaaaagagtaataagACCgtgaaaatcaactaatttcTGTTATGTTCACAGATTGCATACCATGAAATGATAGCATGCCCAACTCTCTTACCTTCTTCCATTCATCAATAGTGTGATATTAAGACATGGAATGGACAAGTGTGTATACATATGTCTCATAGATAATTTAAAACTATGAtagaatatgactttacattgcgtaccaaatattttctctacttatatacccaaaacaaaaattatttaaccaaattacccaaacttacatcatatttaagcccctaatttaaaaaaaaaaaaaaaaaaattatccctaGGGGTTTTGGTAGCTTGATAGTAGTGGTAGGCTAGTATGACAAAAGTGGCAGTTAAtagtccttaatttttttttgttttgttttgtttttaatactaATGTGGGGAGTAAGGGGACCTGagcaagtatttgggccttgggcttcaTTGACGGGTTCCAAACCGTTTTTTACTAAAGGCCTTTAAGATTGTAGGTCGGCCCACAGGGCGAAGATCCAAGGATTCGTTCGAGGAATAATCTCCCCTCGGAAAGACCCACGATGACCTTGGGATTCGTCGTGAAGATTATAGGCAGTGTTCTGGAcgaactgttggttaagagggggatctaaATACCTTCTAGACGCTACGgagtgagagaaatatctcagaaaaagactgctacctccacattaaagaccctgcacctacctccctagcctcattaatggggaagtgacccctgaacagtaggagGGACCTTCTGGCCATTGTTTAAGGACTTCAGGAAGGTGGTGGAAAGTAGGGGAAAGGATCTAAAgataagatttgtgtgacacgtggataaagagggaaggagaagaagtatttaaagagggaagagagtaaagaagaggaaggggggaGAGAACGAGACAAggactaagaactgtaatctttgaaagaaaaagagaaataatacataaatcgtcctcgccttatgtccgaggaggttcatttgcccTATTCATCcattgtttgcaaatactgtaacattctagcctgttcatcaagcgttgaacaccactaaactagattgcgaacccacactctacaaattttattgtttaagactcattgggcctgagcccacgtgtgtttttgggtccaggcacaattgtgcacttacaactaaTATAGTGGCTCAAGCAATCAATAAGATAACAATCTTAACCATTCTTTTGGAATCTCACTttgcgttttcagtttttttttttttttttttttttctagcgtGTATGAACAGTATTCGCACTGTTCATGCACATAGATTCACTGTGCAAGAGACAAGTACActgttcatgcattgttcacgggtctcacgacactattcacacatttaaaaattattttgctacagtgttttcaattttcagcaaaataagttgtatCCAAAAGGATCCTCAATCTCTCTCAGATAAGGTCATTGgagtttcaaaattaaaaaacttaagacTTGAAAGATACGATCAAGAATAGTGAGACggggcttcaaaaaaaaaaaaaaagaatagtgaGACGTAGCTGGTTTATAAAAAGGGACCTAATAGAGACAATCATTCGCAGAGTGCAAACAGTGTCaagagtataaaaaaaaaaattagtgccTTGTTTAGTGCGGAGATCTCTTGTTGTGTTCTTGGTTTCACGGAGTTTCTAGTGAggtattattgtatttttcaaatttattgtgaacTTAATAAGTTTTGAACATATACTAGGGTATTGCATTCTCTAGTTTATTATAGTATATAGATTGGTCCCTCTATGTTAGAGGGGTTTTCATGAAATGAGTTCTTGTGTGattaagggcctgtttggtataTGAACTTAAActtatgttttcagtttttaaataatattacacgtatttttatacattttttcaccaacacgtatttaaaaaaaaaaactgaaaactgttatttaaacacacgtgctaaacaaataaattttcttggtgcttttctttctttctttttttctttttctttttatttttttaaggttacATTTAAATTGATTAACACATAGATAGTGATTTATCCCAGCAAATTTATGGCAGATGTCATCTTTGTGAAGAGACTCAAAACTTTCATAGACAAACCAAGAAATGTATACTTGGTGTCCAAACTTCTATATTCCAGCCCTCAAGGCGTAAAAAATTGTATCCTTAACTACATCGTTTTCATTTTTACAGGATTTGGAAGAGGGGTGATTGACCATCAATTTTCAAACCATGTTAACTTTCATGGAGATGCTTACATCTTTGACCACAGCTGCTGGTGCGATTGTACTATGTCCCCTAGTAAAAAACCTCTTACCTTCCTCCTTCCTCAATAATCTCTTCTCCATCTATGAAGAATACTTTTGTACGCCTAAAATCACTCTCTTCTTTCGCACGGATTGTGGTCTCAGTGACAATCAAATGTATGATGTTGCCTCAACCTACCTCCGTACCAAGATTGTTGATTCATCAAAATATCTCAATGTTGGCAAAGCCGTTAGGCAAGAGAGGCCAACCTTTGATATAGTACCGGGTGCAGAGGTTACTGATTCCTTTCAAGGCATTAAAGGGCTCAAATGGAAGTTACATGTAGAAAAAGGATTTGATGGCTATGAACGTCTTAGATATTTTACGCTTTCCTTTGATAAGAAATTCAAAGAGGTTGTGCTAGAGTCTTATTTAGCTGAAGTAATATCTCGTTCTAAGGCTATTCAAGAAGCAGAAAGGGCGTTAAAGCTTTATAGCCGTGATTTTGTCTGTGGTACACCTGGTCGTGAATGGAGTTCTATTATTCTTGAACACCCAACTACATTTGAGAAGTTGGCAATGGACCCAGTGCAGAAAAGGATGCTCAAGGATGATCTGGACAGGTTTGTTAATAGAAAGGAGTGGTATAAGAAAGTTGGCAAGGCATGGAAGCGAGGGTATTTGCTTTACGGGCCTCCAGGTACTGGTAAATCAAGCTTGATTGCTGCCATGGCTAATTACCTCAAGTTTGATGTCTATGATTTGGACCTTTCAAGCATACATTCAGATTCAGCGTTGAGAAGGATATTTCTTTCCACATCTAATCGTTCAATAATGGTAGTTGAGGATATTGATTGTGCAAAGTTGGAAGATcgagagaaagaggaaaagtCTGCTCAGCTGATTCTGAAAAAGCCGAAGGTTAACTTTCTTTATTCTCATAAAAACTAGTATGGTGGTAATTagattattatatattttagacAGTTTAGTGTGATTCTTTGATAGATTTGATCTGCTAAATATGTTGTGTATGCTGAGGTCTGACATTAGAAGTTTATTACATTAAAATAGGAAAGaatgttataattaaaatttctccAAATCATTTGACTAGTTCTTTTAGATTGTAGTGCAAATATATAGTACTTTCCTTTTGACAATATCTCTATCTAGCTATATAATTGAATGCGGTtcatttaattttgtcaatatAGATATCAGTTTTAGGACCTATGATTCATAATTTTCAATGTCTCAAGCGTGCATGTGTGCCAGTTTTTGTTTGATGTggatgtaatttttatttatgagatAGTTAGCTCAATGGTGTTGGTATGGAAACATTTTATTTCGTTTTTTGGCTgaacatttttttatgaaagtttgCTATAATATActtgtactttaaaaaaattgaaaaaatgagaaaaagtggaagaaaaaaaattaggttttaaaaactgtacataaaaattaaaagttaaagctTAAAAATGATGTCAAACTCACCCGTCTAATTAGTTTTTACCACAACGAAGATTTTTCCTGCCTGTACTATTGGGTTTGAGTTCAAGAAtcaacattttccaaaaaaaaaaaaaaaaaagaaagaaagaaaagaaagaagggggAATAAGGTTGCATACCAAAATCATCTCTCCTAGAACCCATAGGAATTtggagttttgtttttgtttgttgagtACAACTTCCACTGAATACATATGTCATATGATGCTATATGTCAACAACTATTACCAGTACTATCACACTAGCTAATGCAAATGACATTATCTTATGATTTCATTTAACAATATTTACCGTcatgttatttttttagttctcaTTATCCGGTTTATTGAACTTCATTGATGGATTATGGTCGAGCTGTGGAGAAGAGCGAATTATTGTGTTCACCACCAATCATAAGGAGAAGCTTGAGAAGCTTGATCCTGCTTTGTTGCGCCCAGGCCGCATGGACATGCATGTGCACATGTCATATTTAACCATGGATGGGTTCAAGCAGTTGGTTTCTAATTATCTTGGTATCAATGGTGACCACCAACTCTTTGAAGCGATTGAGGCATTGCTTAAGAATAAAAATGTTACTCCAGCTGAAATGGCCGAGGAACTTTTGAAGAGTGAAGATCCCAATGTTGCTCTTCGAGGAGTTGTCGAATTTATCGAGCAAAACTAACTAGAGAATGGAATCATCATTTGATGTATATCAATTATGTGTGGGTATGGCTATGTATGCATTATTATGTTTCTCTTTATCATGCatgtagtacttttttttttttattatgtgtgACTCTCTATAGTGTAGTATAATCTCTGTTTGTGATGAATAAATGTATGTATGTTCGAAATTGGATGAATATGCTTAAGAATGcattcaaacttcaaaattcaaactagtaataaaaaacatttttttaaataaaataaaataaaatttctcacatgaaaaatctataaaattaataaagacaattaaaaaaaaaaacaagagagggTAGTCATATGTAATTTAAAAAGCCACTTATTTTCCAtacaaatatttgattgatgcaTGCTTATTTCAAAATAGTTTCAACTTAAAGCAattccaaaaattcaaataccaaaattttaagttacCTTACAAATATTTATACGTTTTCCAGGAACCCATTGGGCCCTTTTCATTTAAAGAATACTTTTCAAAAGCtcatgagaatttttttttttttttttaaatgttcaaAAATCAGTGGTCTTTTCTTTGGATATTTGttctttgaaaataaaattacttttccAAAATTCCTTTTGAACTTTcacctctttttgtttttcttttttgaagggAACATTTCACcactttgaaaataaatttccttATTCAATATAAACTTCTCCTTTTCAAAATAACCTTAAATTTCCTTATTCAATATAAACTTCTCCTTTTCAAAATAACCATGGAATTTCCTCTATTCAGAAATGGAACAATTTTTGTGTGAGCTTGgcaacaaattataagttagttttttgcttaaattatTTATCGTTTACGAGTCTTATATTACCTTTTGTATTAGCTtcatctatactatatataagaggattctcctctttcaattggatttttatGTGGTTAAAAAATACTTACATTAATAAAGagtaacttcatttagaaataatgCCATAAATGTCAAAAAAGATATT
This portion of the Castanea sativa cultivar Marrone di Chiusa Pesio chromosome 7, ASM4071231v1 genome encodes:
- the LOC142643771 gene encoding AAA-ATPase At2g18193-like, with product MLTFMEMLTSLTTAAGAIVLCPLVKNLLPSSFLNNLFSIYEEYFCTPKITLFFRTDCGLSDNQMYDVASTYLRTKIVDSSKYLNVGKAVRQERPTFDIVPGAEVTDSFQGIKGLKWKLHVEKGFDGYERLRYFTLSFDKKFKEVVLESYLAEVISRSKAIQEAERALKLYSRDFVCGTPGREWSSIILEHPTTFEKLAMDPVQKRMLKDDLDRFVNRKEWYKKVGKAWKRGYLLYGPPGTGKSSLIAAMANYLKFDVYDLDLSSIHSDSALRRIFLSTSNRSIMVVEDIDCAKLEDREKEEKSAQLILKKPKFSLSGLLNFIDGLWSSCGEERIIVFTTNHKEKLEKLDPALLRPGRMDMHVHMSYLTMDGFKQLVSNYLGINGDHQLFEAIEALLKNKNVTPAEMAEELLKSEDPNVALRGVVEFIEQN